The nucleotide sequence GTGCGCGGTGGCCGCCGCCGCAGCGGACCTCGCCGGCGTGCACCTCAGCCGTGAGGAACTGGTGGCGGTCGCGCGGCAGTCGGAGAACGACTTCGTCGGCGCTCCGACCGGCGGCCTGGACCAGCTCGCGTCGGTGTTCGGCGACGCGGGTCATGTGCTCCTGTGCGACATGCGCTCGCTGTCGGTGGAGTCCCTCCCGTTCGACCTCGACGCCCTGGGACTGACCCTGCTCGTGGTGGACTCCAAGGCCCCGCACCAGCTGGTGGACGGCGCCTACGCCGAGCGCCGCGCCAGCTGCGAGGAGGCCGCCCGCCAGCTGGGCGTGCGGGCGCTGCGCGATGTGGGCCTGGACGATCTCGAGGCGGCGATGGTCACGCTCGACTCGGAGGTGCTACGCAAGCGCGCCCGGCACGTCATCACGGAGAACGACCGCACCCTGGCCGCCGCCGAGCTGCTGCGGGCCGGCCAGGTTCCCGCGGTGGGGCCGCTGCTGACGGCCTCCCACGTGAGCCTGCGCGACGACTTCGAGGTCTCGGTCCCCGAGGTGGACCTCGCCGTCGAAGTGCTGCTGGCCTTCGGGGCCTACGGTGCCCGGATCACCGGCGGCGGTTTCGGTGGCTGCGCGATCGGCCTGCTCGAGCCCGCTCAGGCTCGGGCCGCCGCGATCGGGGTGGAGGGGGCCTTCGCCGGGCGGGGTTACGCAACGCCCGCGAGCTTCACCGTGACCCCCGCGCGGGGTACGCACCGGCTCGGCTGAACCCTCCCGCCCAAGCCTGAAGGCCTGCCGCCGAACCGACGAGCGTCGCATCGTCCTGTTTCGCATACGTGTTCGGCCGAGGTCCGGGCGGTGACCGCACACGTCCGCACATCGGACCCATGACGATCCGTGCGACGGCAATTCAACATAAACAAACATCCGGTCCCGGCCGATACCCGGACAAATAGGCCATACTTCGGTCACGATCCGGCAAAGTTGCTGAATGCGTTGACCAAACTCTTGACTTTGGACGTTTGATTCTGCTGAATGATGATTACTTCTGTGAGGCCGTGATCAGCCTCACGTTCGTTCCCTCAGGAGGATCAATGGCCCCGCAAGAGTCCGCGTCGACCCCCGAGCTCGGAGCGTCGAGCGCGTCCGGTTTCAGTCGGCGAACCGTGTTGAAGGGCCTGGGGGTAGGCGCCGGCGCCATCGCCGCGGCTCCTGTACTCGCCGCCTGCACCGGTGGCAGCAAGCCCAGCGCCGGCGGTAGCGCGAGCGTCAACACGACCTCGAAGTCGACCTCGCTCGGCTCGAGCGGCTCCGACGACGTTCCCAAGCGCGCCATCCAGGCGATGATCGACGCGTTCCAGACCAAGACCGGCGACAAGGTCAGCATCAACACCGTCGCCCACAACGACTTCCAGAACAAGATCTCCACGTATCTGCAGGGCAGCCCGGACGATGTGTTCACGTGGTTCGCCGGCTACCGCATGCGCTACTACGCCAAGCAGGGTCTGGCCGCACCGCTGGACGAGGTGTGGTCCAAGATCGGCGCCAACTTCTCCGACGCCATCGCCAAGGCATCGACCGGCGACGACGGCAAGAAGTACTTCGTGCCCAACTACAACTACCCCTGGGGCTTTTTCTACCGCAAGAGCGTCTGGGCCGCCAAGGGCTACCAGGTCCCGACCACCTTCGACCAGCTCAAGACCCTGTGCGCACAGATGCAGAAGGACGGTCTGACCCCGATCGCCTTCGGCGACAAGGACGGCTGGCCCGCGATGGGCACCTTCGACTACATCAACATGCGGACCAACGGCTACCAGTTCCACGTCGACCTCTGCGCCCACAAGGTGTCGTGGGACCAGCAGAAGGTCAAGGACGTCTTCGACAACTGGAAGGCGCTGCTGCCCTACCAGGACAAGGCCGCCCTCGGCATGACCTGGGAGGAGTCGGCTCAGACGCTGGCCAAGAAGAAGTCAGGCATGTACCTGCTCGGATCCTTCGTCACCCAGCAGTTCACCGACAAGACCGTCCTGGCCGACATCGACTTCTTCCCGTTCCCGGCCATCGCGGTCGAGGGCCAGGACGCGATCGAGGCGCCCATCGACGGCTTCATGCTGTCGAAGAAGGGCGGCGACAACGGCGCTGCCGTCGCGCTGCTCGAATACATCGGCTCGGCCGAGGGCCAGGACGCCTACGCCAAGATCGA is from Jatrophihabitans telluris and encodes:
- the galK gene encoding galactokinase, whose translation is MNLIGEHTDYNDGFCMPLAIPQGCDATVSAVDDPVLEIVSAQRDRPVEVELARLKPGALSGEDAWAAYVAGSIWALIERGHELPGLSVTIDSDVPVGAGLSSSAALQCAVAAAAADLAGVHLSREELVAVARQSENDFVGAPTGGLDQLASVFGDAGHVLLCDMRSLSVESLPFDLDALGLTLLVVDSKAPHQLVDGAYAERRASCEEAARQLGVRALRDVGLDDLEAAMVTLDSEVLRKRARHVITENDRTLAAAELLRAGQVPAVGPLLTASHVSLRDDFEVSVPEVDLAVEVLLAFGAYGARITGGGFGGCAIGLLEPAQARAAAIGVEGAFAGRGYATPASFTVTPARGTHRLG
- a CDS encoding ABC transporter substrate-binding protein, with translation MAPQESASTPELGASSASGFSRRTVLKGLGVGAGAIAAAPVLAACTGGSKPSAGGSASVNTTSKSTSLGSSGSDDVPKRAIQAMIDAFQTKTGDKVSINTVAHNDFQNKISTYLQGSPDDVFTWFAGYRMRYYAKQGLAAPLDEVWSKIGANFSDAIAKASTGDDGKKYFVPNYNYPWGFFYRKSVWAAKGYQVPTTFDQLKTLCAQMQKDGLTPIAFGDKDGWPAMGTFDYINMRTNGYQFHVDLCAHKVSWDQQKVKDVFDNWKALLPYQDKAALGMTWEESAQTLAKKKSGMYLLGSFVTQQFTDKTVLADIDFFPFPAIAVEGQDAIEAPIDGFMLSKKGGDNGAAVALLEYIGSAEGQDAYAKIDTSNIATAKGADTSTFTDLNKKCAEAIANAKSISQFFDRDALPAMANNVMIPALQAFIKDGTYDTKNLEAQAKTLYASQ